A window of Solanum stenotomum isolate F172 chromosome 3, ASM1918654v1, whole genome shotgun sequence contains these coding sequences:
- the LOC125858674 gene encoding chaperone protein dnaJ 49-like: MECNKDEAVRAKEIAEQKLTEKDITGALKFGLKAQKMYPGLDGLSQFLEVVNVYVAHEKKNRGEVDFYGVLSLEPSADDETVRKQYKKLALALHPDKNKSVGADGAFKIVSEAWSALYDRSKRMMSDKKRATMNDVVKKPITTYSRKKKKAETSTH; this comes from the coding sequence ATGGAATGTAACAAAGATGAAGCTGTCCGGGCCAAAGAAATTGCTGAGCAGAAATTAACCGAGAAGGACATTACTGGAGCTCTAAAATTTGGTTTGAAGGCTCAAAAGATGTATCCAGGCCTTGATGGTCTTTCTCAGTTCCTGGAAGTGGTCAATGTGTATGTTGCTCATGAGAAGAAAAATCGTGGTGAAGTGGATTTTTACGGTGTCCTTTCTCTGGAGCCCTCAGCTGATGATGAAACAGTAAGGAAACAATACAAAAAGCTTGCTCTAGCTCTTCACCCTGATAAAAATAAATCTGTTGGGGCAGATGGGGCGTTTAAGATTGTATCTGAAGCATGGAGTGCGTTGTATGATAGATCAAAAAGAATGATGTCTGACAAAAAACGTGCTACGATGAATGATGTTGTCAAAAAACCCATAACGACATAttcaagaaagaagaagaaggcagaAACAAGTACCCATTGA
- the LOC125857593 gene encoding nuclear transcription factor Y subunit C-4-like: MSELVNKEKITMENNSEKSAVNAAQFAAYPTLSQLNVEKNKQEYLEMFWTYQRREMENVIDFKSNLLLPPNRIKKIMKTDKDVRMIAAESPVLLAKACELFIQELTLRSWLNAQENHRRILKKDDVTDVIMQTDNLDFLLDDATDGSTPSVVPFYVAGGSNGQNGNNLDH, translated from the coding sequence ATGTCTGAGCTtgtaaacaaagaaaaaatcacCATGGAAAACAACTCTGAGAAATCCGCAGTGAATGCAGCTCAATTCGCTGCGTACCCAACGCTATCGCAGCTTAACGTTGAGAAGAATAAGCAAGAATATCTGGAGATGTTCTGGACATACCAGCGGAGAGAAATGGAGAACGTTATTGATTTCAAGAGCAACCTGTTACTTCCACCTAACCGCATCAAGAAGATCATGAAGACGGACAAGGATGTCCGAATGATCGCTGCTGAATCGCCTGTTTTGCTGGCTAAGGCATGTGAGTTGTTCATTCAAGAACTCACCCTTCGTTCCTGGCTTAACGCTCAAGAAAACCATCGACGTATTCTGAAGAAGGATGACGTCACTGATGTGATTATGCAGACTGACAATTTGGATTTCCTTCTTGATGATGCTACTGACGGTTCCACACCAAGTGTTGTGCCGTTTTATGTTGCTGGAGGCAGCAATGGACAGAATGGTAATAATCTTGATCATTAA